The Sphingomicrobium sp. genome has a window encoding:
- a CDS encoding S1/P1 nuclease gives MRRFFIAAALAAAALPAPAFAWGKTGHRVVASLADRQLSGLARAHVEQILGPGESLDEAANWPDWMRSDPAPFWQKTSTPWHYVTLNGIIYDHAPSEGNALEALQRFTATLKDPNASRADKQLALRFIVHLVGDLHQPLHVGKCCDRGGNDIKVKWFGKPTNLHSVWDSQMVDDQQLSFTEYAEQLRRHTSSEDVVAWWDINPRDWISESAQVRETIYPKVPAPKPQATRKKGKAAEQELPELSYSYLYKYTPVMEKRLSQAGVRLAAYLNAIFAEPQPLGTGEAGK, from the coding sequence ATGCGTAGATTCTTCATTGCCGCCGCCTTGGCGGCTGCAGCCCTCCCTGCCCCCGCTTTCGCCTGGGGCAAGACCGGACACCGCGTCGTCGCCTCGCTTGCGGACCGGCAGCTGTCGGGCCTCGCCCGCGCTCATGTCGAGCAGATCCTTGGGCCCGGAGAATCGCTCGACGAAGCGGCGAACTGGCCGGACTGGATGCGGTCCGACCCCGCGCCTTTCTGGCAGAAGACCTCGACGCCCTGGCACTATGTGACTCTCAACGGGATCATCTACGACCACGCGCCGTCGGAAGGCAATGCACTGGAGGCGCTGCAGCGCTTCACCGCTACGCTCAAGGACCCGAACGCGAGCCGCGCCGACAAGCAGCTCGCACTACGCTTCATCGTTCACCTGGTCGGCGACCTTCACCAGCCGCTGCACGTCGGCAAATGCTGCGACCGCGGCGGCAATGACATCAAGGTTAAATGGTTCGGCAAGCCCACCAACCTCCATTCCGTCTGGGACTCGCAGATGGTCGACGACCAGCAATTGTCGTTCACCGAATATGCCGAGCAGCTGCGCCGCCATACCAGCAGTGAGGATGTGGTCGCCTGGTGGGACATCAACCCGCGCGACTGGATCAGCGAAAGCGCGCAGGTCCGCGAAACCATCTACCCCAAGGTTCCCGCGCCCAAGCCGCAGGCGACGCGCAAGAAAGGTAAGGCGGCCGAGCAGGAGCTGCCCGAGCTATCCTACTCCTATCTCTACAAATACACGCCGGTGATGGAGAAAAGGCTGAGCCAGGCCGGCGTTCGGCTGGCCGCTTATCTCAACGCTATCTTCGCCGAGCCGCAGCCGCTGGGAACCGGAGAAGCGGGCAAGTGA
- a CDS encoding nucleoside transporter C-terminal domain-containing protein translates to MNSKWLGIAGIIVILGIAFLASSNRRAIRPRVVGAAFALQAFVAFLVLYTSGGRAVIETLATGVSNLLGYAGKGTEFLFGPTANNPLANTFAIAALPVIIFFAALVSILYYLGIMQRIVRWVGGAIGWITGIGRVEALGAAANIFVGQSESPLVVRPYLAALPPARLFTLMTVGMAGVAGTILAAYAALLGERYLPYLLAAAFMSAPGGILMAKIIMPDVDDDTPEPAHIELPESRISGEGPADLLPEDNPGQRVQLAETFEEGERPANIIMAAAQGAQTGVKLAVAVGAMVLAFVALVALANGLLGGLGNLVGIPDLSFQRLVGLAFQPVMYLIGVPWTEAGAAGGLFGTKIVLNEFVAFIDLGAMNPGALSERTRAMITFALCGFANFSSIAIQMAVTGGLAPNQRPVIARLGLRALLGGSLANLMSAALAGLMLPA, encoded by the coding sequence TTGAACAGCAAGTGGCTCGGCATTGCCGGCATCATCGTCATTCTGGGCATCGCATTCCTGGCGTCGTCGAACCGGCGGGCGATCCGACCGCGCGTGGTCGGCGCAGCCTTCGCGCTGCAGGCGTTCGTCGCCTTTCTGGTGCTCTACACCAGCGGCGGGCGCGCGGTGATCGAAACGCTGGCGACCGGCGTCTCCAACCTCCTCGGCTATGCCGGCAAGGGCACCGAATTCCTGTTCGGCCCGACTGCCAACAACCCGCTGGCCAACACTTTCGCGATCGCCGCTTTGCCGGTGATCATCTTCTTCGCGGCGCTCGTCTCGATTCTTTACTATCTCGGGATCATGCAGCGGATCGTGCGCTGGGTCGGCGGCGCCATCGGCTGGATCACCGGGATCGGCCGGGTCGAAGCGCTCGGCGCAGCTGCCAACATCTTCGTCGGCCAGTCCGAATCGCCGCTCGTCGTGCGCCCCTATCTCGCCGCGCTTCCGCCGGCGCGGCTGTTCACGCTGATGACGGTCGGCATGGCCGGAGTGGCCGGCACCATCCTCGCTGCCTATGCGGCGCTGCTCGGCGAACGCTACCTGCCTTATTTGCTCGCCGCGGCTTTCATGTCGGCGCCGGGCGGCATCCTGATGGCCAAGATCATCATGCCGGATGTCGACGACGATACGCCGGAGCCGGCGCACATCGAGCTGCCGGAATCGCGCATCAGCGGCGAAGGCCCCGCCGACCTGCTGCCGGAGGACAATCCCGGACAGCGGGTCCAACTCGCCGAAACCTTCGAGGAAGGCGAGCGGCCGGCTAATATCATCATGGCCGCTGCCCAGGGCGCGCAGACCGGCGTCAAGCTCGCGGTCGCGGTCGGCGCCATGGTGCTGGCCTTCGTCGCGCTGGTCGCGCTCGCCAACGGCCTGCTCGGCGGCCTCGGCAATCTCGTCGGCATCCCCGACTTGAGCTTCCAGCGCCTCGTCGGCCTCGCGTTTCAGCCTGTCATGTATCTGATCGGCGTGCCGTGGACGGAGGCGGGCGCCGCCGGCGGCCTGTTCGGCACCAAGATCGTGCTCAATGAATTCGTTGCATTCATCGATCTCGGCGCCATGAACCCTGGCGCGCTTAGCGAGCGGACCCGGGCGATGATCACCTTTGCCCTGTGCGGCTTTGCCAATTTCAGCTCGATCGCGATCCAGATGGCAGTCACCGGCGGGCTGGCGCCGAACCAGCGGCCGGTGATCGCGCGGCTCGGCCTTCGCGCTTTGCTCGGCGGCAGCCTTGCCAATTTGATGAGCGCGGCGCTGGCGGGGCTGATGCTACCGGCGTAA
- a CDS encoding TIGR00730 family Rossman fold protein: MKNLRQLAVYCGSAMGSDPVFADATKATAAAMAEQSVDLVYGGGRLGLMGLVADEVLDRGGKAYGVIPQALVDIEVAHPRLTELHVVTSMHERKAKMTDLADAFLALPGGIGTLDELFEAWSWNALGYHSKPFCLLNVGGYWDGLIEFIDHAAESGFMSPSRRAQLLVATTPQEALQLLDEAAANATQGMVL; the protein is encoded by the coding sequence GTGAAGAACCTCCGCCAGCTTGCCGTTTATTGCGGCTCGGCGATGGGCAGCGACCCGGTGTTCGCGGATGCCACCAAAGCCACTGCGGCGGCGATGGCCGAACAAAGCGTCGACCTCGTCTACGGCGGCGGCCGGCTCGGGCTCATGGGCCTGGTCGCCGACGAAGTGCTGGACCGCGGCGGCAAGGCCTATGGCGTCATCCCGCAGGCGCTCGTCGACATCGAAGTCGCCCACCCGCGCCTCACCGAGCTTCACGTCGTCACCAGCATGCACGAACGCAAGGCGAAGATGACCGACCTCGCCGACGCCTTCCTCGCCTTGCCGGGCGGCATCGGCACGCTTGACGAACTGTTCGAAGCGTGGAGCTGGAACGCGCTCGGCTATCATTCCAAGCCCTTCTGCCTGCTCAACGTCGGAGGCTATTGGGACGGGCTGATCGAGTTCATCGACCATGCGGCTGAAAGCGGCTTCATGTCGCCCTCCCGCCGCGCCCAGCTCCTGGTCGCGACGACCCCGCAAGAAGCGCTGCAATTGCTGGACGAAGCCGCTGCGAACGCTACTCAGGGCATGGTTCTTTAG
- a CDS encoding 2-oxoglutarate and iron-dependent oxygenase domain-containing protein, translating into MTTIMKDDIASVSLADEGRDPDAFADKLGRSFEEYGFAVIADHGIPDDLIARAEEKSKAFFALSEEVKRNYHIAGGGGARGYTPFGIETAKGHKAHDLKEFWHVGRDLAEGHRFRDHMPDNVWPAEVPSFRDTFTELYATFDRAGLRILKAIARYLQVDESFFEDAVRDGNSVLRLLHYPPQKEPTGEHIRAGAHEDINAITLLLGAEEAGLELLTKDGRWIPVSPEPGQMVINIGDMLQRLTNGLLRSTSHRVVNPAPDRASKARYSMPFFLHFRSDFLIEPLPGTVPAGEAPKWAPITADDYLQERLREIKLT; encoded by the coding sequence ATGACGACGATCATGAAAGACGACATCGCCTCGGTGTCGCTCGCCGACGAAGGCCGCGACCCGGATGCGTTCGCCGACAAGCTTGGGCGCAGCTTCGAGGAATATGGATTCGCGGTTATCGCTGACCACGGCATTCCCGACGATCTGATCGCTCGCGCCGAGGAAAAGTCGAAAGCCTTCTTCGCGCTCTCCGAAGAGGTGAAGCGCAATTATCACATCGCAGGGGGCGGCGGGGCGCGCGGCTATACGCCCTTCGGGATCGAGACGGCCAAGGGCCACAAGGCGCACGACCTCAAGGAATTCTGGCACGTCGGCCGCGACCTCGCCGAAGGTCATCGCTTCCGCGACCATATGCCGGACAATGTCTGGCCCGCGGAAGTGCCGAGCTTCCGCGACACCTTCACCGAATTGTACGCGACCTTCGACCGCGCGGGTTTGCGCATCCTCAAGGCGATCGCCCGTTACCTTCAAGTGGACGAAAGCTTTTTCGAGGACGCGGTGCGCGACGGCAATTCGGTGCTCCGCCTGCTCCATTATCCGCCGCAGAAGGAGCCGACGGGCGAGCATATCCGCGCCGGCGCGCATGAGGACATCAATGCGATCACCTTGCTTCTCGGCGCCGAGGAAGCGGGGCTCGAGCTACTGACAAAGGACGGCCGCTGGATCCCGGTGTCGCCCGAGCCGGGGCAGATGGTCATCAACATCGGCGACATGCTTCAGCGGCTGACCAACGGCTTGCTCCGCTCCACTTCGCACCGCGTCGTCAACCCGGCGCCGGACCGCGCAAGCAAGGCGCGCTATTCGATGCCCTTCTTTCTCCATTTCCGCAGCGACTTCCTGATCGAACCGCTGCCCGGCACCGTGCCTGCCGGCGAAGCGCCGAAATGGGCGCCGATCACCGCTGACGACTATCTCCAGGAGCGGCTCCGCGAGATTAAGCTCACCTAG
- a CDS encoding adenosine kinase, whose protein sequence is MNSAKLDLVAIGDAIVDVIATCDDSFLAARGFDKGSMRLLTPDQAEDLYRSMGPARESSGGSAANSMAGAAAMGLRAAFVGQVADDQLGAIFAHDMRALGVDFSTPAIPGPPPTGTCLILVTPDAQRTMNTCPGASHELTVSSLDPDVIRSAAITFLEGYLWGPERPRAAMLRAAEIAHSAGRTVAFTLSESLCIGDRRNGVLGMVEGGVVDILFGNEEEMRHLSGATSVAGCFEALAGKVGTIVITCGANGAAAAEGGERVEVAAQQVAAIVDTTGAGDQFAAGFLAARLRGRGLKQCLNAGGAAAAEVISHFGARPERDLRQVVGL, encoded by the coding sequence GTGAATTCCGCAAAGCTTGACCTTGTCGCGATCGGCGACGCGATCGTCGACGTCATCGCGACCTGCGACGACTCATTCCTTGCCGCGCGCGGCTTCGACAAGGGCTCGATGCGGCTGCTCACCCCGGACCAGGCGGAAGACCTGTACCGCTCCATGGGTCCGGCGCGTGAGAGCAGCGGCGGGTCGGCGGCCAACAGCATGGCCGGCGCGGCGGCAATGGGGCTCCGCGCGGCGTTCGTCGGCCAGGTCGCCGACGATCAGCTCGGCGCCATCTTCGCCCATGACATGCGCGCGCTCGGGGTCGACTTTTCGACGCCTGCCATCCCCGGGCCGCCGCCGACCGGCACCTGCCTGATCCTCGTCACGCCGGATGCGCAGCGGACGATGAACACCTGTCCCGGCGCCAGCCACGAGCTGACCGTCTCCAGCCTCGATCCGGACGTCATCCGCTCCGCCGCCATCACTTTCCTCGAAGGTTATTTGTGGGGGCCCGAGCGGCCGCGCGCGGCTATGCTGCGTGCCGCCGAAATCGCCCATTCGGCGGGCCGAACCGTCGCGTTCACTCTGTCGGAGAGCCTGTGCATCGGCGACCGCCGCAACGGCGTGCTCGGCATGGTCGAAGGCGGCGTCGTCGACATCCTGTTCGGCAACGAAGAAGAGATGCGCCACCTCAGCGGCGCGACGTCGGTCGCCGGCTGCTTCGAGGCGCTGGCCGGCAAAGTCGGAACGATCGTGATCACCTGCGGCGCTAATGGCGCGGCCGCAGCGGAGGGCGGCGAACGGGTCGAGGTGGCGGCCCAGCAGGTCGCCGCCATTGTCGATACGACCGGCGCCGGCGACCAGTTCGCGGCGGGCTTCCTCGCCGCTCGGTTGCGCGGCCGCGGGCTGAAGCAATGCCTGAACGCCGGCGGAGCGGCCGCAGCGGAAGTCATCTCGCACTTCGGTGCCCGCCCGGAACGAGACCTCCGCCAGGTGGTCGGCCTGTGA
- the cdd gene encoding cytidine deaminase — protein MAGACPLRPFKDKSMTDDELIGLARQASAKAYAPYSKFNVGCAVESAGGEVVTGANMENACYRLGICAEQSALSAAQHSFGIDQVARIAVVGGDGDMVCTPCGGCRQAILEAAQLSGRDVEIICSSGDGSSVERHRINALIPNGFGPANLAG, from the coding sequence ATGGCTGGCGCATGCCCTCTGCGGCCGTTTAAGGACAAGAGCATGACGGACGATGAACTGATCGGCCTTGCCCGCCAAGCTTCCGCAAAGGCCTATGCGCCTTATTCCAAATTCAATGTCGGCTGCGCCGTCGAAAGCGCCGGCGGCGAGGTCGTGACCGGCGCCAACATGGAGAACGCCTGTTATCGTCTGGGCATCTGTGCGGAACAGAGCGCGCTTAGTGCCGCGCAGCACAGCTTCGGCATCGATCAGGTCGCGCGCATCGCGGTGGTGGGCGGCGACGGGGATATGGTCTGCACTCCGTGCGGCGGCTGCCGCCAGGCGATCCTCGAGGCGGCGCAACTGAGCGGCCGCGACGTCGAAATCATCTGCTCGAGCGGCGACGGCTCTTCGGTCGAACGTCATCGCATCAACGCTCTGATTCCCAACGGATTCGGACCGGCGAACCTGGCCGGCTAA